The Zalophus californianus isolate mZalCal1 chromosome 6, mZalCal1.pri.v2, whole genome shotgun sequence DNA window TCTGACTTGGGGATGCTTTTCCCTGGCTGATTCTACTGTTGGGGTGGTGGGGACTCTCTTTAGATAAATCTTGCTTCCAGCCACTGTTTCAATTCGGGGATATGCAGGAAATCATTCAGAACTTCGTGCGGGTTCATGTGGATGCCCCTGGAATGGAAGAGGGGGCTCCTGTGTTCCCTTTGGGGTGAGAAttagctccctccctcctcacgAGGCTTCGCggcacagggcaggggcagggaagagtgaccaggggaggaggaaagggggggaCAGTGGAGGCTCTGGTAGAGGGTGAGTAGGGCACCCTGAAGTGCGGGGGCACCGGGGGCAGCTTGGTGTTTTCCTTAACGTTCTTCTCTTTCCTAGATACCAGTACCCATCTCTGGACCAGCTTGCGGACATGATCCCTTGCATCCTGCAGTACTTAAAGTGAGAGGCCTGGGAACCCCTCCAAACCAGAGTCCTCTGCCCGGCACAAGGGGGCCCTTAGAACTCCTGTGTCCGCCGGGGTTCCCGGGCATGTTGTGGTCTCTGGCCTAGATAGATCCTTCCTCCTCCATGCCTCCACCTGGCTGTTGAGAAGAGGAGGGGTAGGTTTGGAAATGGACTTGAGTCAGCAGAGTAGTCCTGACGGGAAGAGGCAAGAAAAGGGAGCGGGCTCTGCGTGGCCCTGCTTCTCGGGTCTGGAAGgtagagaggaagaggagaggtgaCAGAATCCCAAGGAGCCAGATAGACTTGTCTCttttcctcccacttcccctcctccacacacacacctggtgcCCGGGAGCCCTGGGGGTGAGGGAGcgtgggagaaggaagggaaggcctGGTGAGCCTCTGTGGTGTGCACGCTGCGAGCTGATGACTCCCGGGCTCTGGCCCTGGCGCAGCTTTTCCTGGGCACCCGGGCCCTGGGCAGCTTGGGTTCACCTTGTTGGCTCTGTTTCCCCCGTTCTCCCTATTGTTCACTGaagttgtgtctttttttttccccccatcttgCTTCAAGTTCCCTTCTTCCCGGTTCCTCACAAGGAACCAGGAACTAAAACAGAACAAGTTGAACTAGCTCCTGAGGATTGAAAATGGACACAGAGCTATGTAGGAAAACAGTGTCTGGTTGGTGGGTGGGTGTTTCCTTTCAAGACACTAGCTCCCCAAGGGAGAGCTGAAGTAGATTTCAGGGACCTACTGGCTGCCAGTGTCAACGGTTAAGCTCCTCGGCACCTTCCATTTTCGCACCCCTCCAGGGAAGGTTGCGTTCTGTCCTTTGTGCGTGTGGCCTTGGGAGGGAGGATGAGGATTTTGAAGGGCCAAAGTTTGGGACACCAGGGCCCATTAGATATACATTTCTCTTTCGCAGTTTCTCCACAGTAATTGGAGTTGGTGTTGGAGCTGGAGCCTATATCCTGTCACGATATGCtgtaagaaattaaaagaaaaacccagacAAGGGAAAGGCAGGTTTGAGGCCCATGGCAGACTGAGTAGGAGAATATTGTTTGCtagtgtgtgtttgtggggagGACTTGGGTacaagggtggggggcaggccccACTGGCTGGAGCTCAGCGGGAAGGGAATAAGACCCTGCCCAGCCTctgatttcccttccttctgttaCTCCTCAGCTTACCCACCCGGATATGGTCGAGGGTCTTGTCCTCATCAACATTGATCCCAATGCCAAGGGTTGGATGGATTGGGCAGCCCACAAGGTTCGGAGGGGCCTGTGTGTTGAGGCCTAGGTTGGGGGGCCCCCTTGGGAGGGGGAGCGGAACAGGAAGGACGAGTCACTTTTTAGCCTGGGTCTCTTCTCCTCATAGTATCCTGAGCTTGCTCATCTGTCCCTTTCTCGTAGCTAACAGGTCTTACCTCTTCCATTCCGGAGATGATCCTTGGACATCTTTTCAGCCAGGTAAGTGGTTGTGGAAGGTGGAAGAATTGGAGGGGACCGGCAGGAGCCAGCAGGGGCTTGAATGCTTGGGATGATTTCCTTAGATGGGATGGGatctggggagggaagaaggctTGCCTCTTCTCATCCAGTAATGGGTGACTTCTTTTCTCAATCCTATTTCTCCCTTGCCTTTCCTTCAGGAGGAGCTGTCTGGAAATTCGGAGTTGATACAAAAGTACAGAAATATCGTCACACACGCACCCAACCTGGAAAACATTGAACTGTACTGGAACAGCTACAACAAGTGAGTGCGtggcgtgtgtgcgtgcgcacgggAGAGAGAGGTGTGGTCACGGGGAGgcgaggaggagagggaaggctgGGAGCCGCACGGAGCAAGGAGGGCAGGGTTTGGGGTGCAACTGGGGCAGCTGCAGGCCAGACCCCCAGGGGATGAATTGTAAGGAGCCGTTCCCCTTTTTCTTGTTTACTTCCCTTGGGTTTTTTGATTCCCTTCCTCCGCCTTCACTGCCTTCCGGCCAGGGACCTGGGGTCCAAGTGACCACAGGGATTCGAGGCCTGCCTGCCACCTTCCCCTTTGGTTCCCACTTTTAATTATTGATAATTGACTAtaattttggggaggaagaccacttCCTCAGGGAGGAGATGGCTTCCATCCGGATGGATAGCATGGCCTGCCTAAAATTCTTGCTCTTCTTTGAACCCCTTTCTAGCCGCCGAGACCTGAACCTTGAGCGTGGAGGTGCTGTGACCCTCAAGTAAGACTTTAAGAGATAAagctttgcctctctccctggaCCTTCCCTGGGTGCTTACCTTCTTTAGAAGAAGAAAAGTCTTTTAATAGGGAATTTTCTTGTCACCTCCCACCCTATCCCATGAAGCAAATCCCACCATCTAATCTTCCCCTTTTGGGTTGTCTTGGAAGGGTCAAGGGGTTCAGAAGACTGTTTCCTCTTTGGAGGCGAACATTTTCCAGCTGCTGTTCTGGGAGGCCTGTGGGGGAATAGCAGGGGCTCACCGTCTCCTCCCTGACACTGTGCCTGTAGGTGCCCTGTGATGCTGGTGGTAGGAGATCAAGCACCCCATGAAGATGCAGTGGTCAGTAGAGAATTTTGGGGTGGGCGAGGGAGGGTTGGAGTCCTTGGGTGGTGGTCAGAGGGGTATCTTGCCAAGAGGCAAGCTCTGTTTGGAACTGGGAGAGCAACCATGGGGCCTAAGAGGCTGATTCCTGGCAAGAACGAAATGGGTATGGGGCTGATGGGAAAGGAACTGGGATCTGGGTCCCTGGGTCCCTTGGAGGGGAGAGGTCACAGGGAGTATAATGTCATTCATTCAGCCTCCTGCTTACACCAGGTGGAGTGTAACTCAAAGCTGGACCCCACCCAGACCTCTTTTCTCAAGGTCAGT harbors:
- the NDRG2 gene encoding protein NDRG2 isoform X5; its protein translation is MAELQEVQITEEKPLLPGQTPEVAKTHSVETPYGSVTFTVYGTPKPKRPAILTYHDVGLNYKSCFQPLFQFGDMQEIIQNFVRVHVDAPGMEEGAPVFPLGYQYPSLDQLADMIPCILQYLNFSTVIGVGVGAGAYILSRYALTHPDMVEGLVLINIDPNAKGWMDWAAHKLTGLTSSIPEMILGHLFSQEELSGNSELIQKYRNIVTHAPNLENIELYWNSYNNRRDLNLERGGAVTLKCPVMLVVGDQAPHEDAVVECNSKLDPTQTSFLKMADSGGQPQLTQPGKLTEAFKYFLQGMGYMASSCMTRLSRSRTASLTSAASVDGNRSRSRTLSQSSESGTLPSGPPGHTMEVSC
- the NDRG2 gene encoding protein NDRG2 isoform X4 is translated as MAELQEVQITEEKPLLPGQTPEVAKEAELAARILLDQGQTHSVETPYGSVTFTVYGTPKPKRPAILTYHDVGLNYKSCFQPLFQFGDMQEIIQNFVRVHVDAPGMEEGAPVFPLGYQYPSLDQLADMIPCILQYLNFSTVIGVGVGAGAYILSRYALTHPDMVEGLVLINIDPNAKGWMDWAAHKLTGLTSSIPEMILGHLFSQEELSGNSELIQKYRNIVTHAPNLENIELYWNSYNNRRDLNLERGGAVTLKCPVMLVVGDQAPHEDAVVECNSKLDPTQTSFLKMADSGGQPQLTQPGKLTEAFKYFLQGMGYMASSCMTRLSRSRTASLTSAASVDGNRSRSRTLSQSSESGTLPSGPPGHTMEVSC
- the NDRG2 gene encoding protein NDRG2 isoform X7 — its product is MAELQEVQITEEKPLLPGQTPETHSVETPYGSVTFTVYGTPKPKRPAILTYHDVGLNYKSCFQPLFQFGDMQEIIQNFVRVHVDAPGMEEGAPVFPLGYQYPSLDQLADMIPCILQYLNFSTVIGVGVGAGAYILSRYALTHPDMVEGLVLINIDPNAKGWMDWAAHKLTGLTSSIPEMILGHLFSQEELSGNSELIQKYRNIVTHAPNLENIELYWNSYNNRRDLNLERGGAVTLKCPVMLVVGDQAPHEDAVVECNSKLDPTQTSFLKMADSGGQPQLTQPGKLTEAFKYFLQGMGYMASSCMTRLSRSRTASLTSAASVDGNRSRSRTLSQSSESGTLPSGPPGHTMEVSC
- the NDRG2 gene encoding protein NDRG2 isoform X1, with the translated sequence MAELQEVQITEEKPLLPGQTPEVAKEAELAARILLDQGQTHSVETPYGSVTFTVYGTPKPKRPAILTYHDVGLNYKSCFQPLFQFGDMQEIIQNFVRVHVDAPGMEEGAPVFPLGYQYPSLDQLADMIPCILQYLNFSTVIGVGVGAGAYILSRYALTHPDMVEGLVLINIDPNAKGWMDWAAHKLTGLTSSIPEMILGHLFSQEELSGNSELIQKYRNIVTHAPNLENIELYWNSYNNRRDLNLERGGAVTLKCPVMLVVGDQAPHEDAVVSREFWGGRGRVGVLGWWSEGYLAKRQALFGTGRATMGPKRLIPGKNEMGMGLMGKELGSGSLGPLEGRGHREYNVIHSASCLHQVECNSKLDPTQTSFLKMADSGGQPQLTQPGKLTEAFKYFLQGMGYMASSCMTRLSRSRTASLTSAASVDGNRSRSRTLSQSSESGTLPSGPPGHTMEVSC
- the NDRG2 gene encoding protein NDRG2 isoform X3; translated protein: MAELQEVQITEEKPLLPGQTPETHSVETPYGSVTFTVYGTPKPKRPAILTYHDVGLNYKSCFQPLFQFGDMQEIIQNFVRVHVDAPGMEEGAPVFPLGYQYPSLDQLADMIPCILQYLNFSTVIGVGVGAGAYILSRYALTHPDMVEGLVLINIDPNAKGWMDWAAHKLTGLTSSIPEMILGHLFSQEELSGNSELIQKYRNIVTHAPNLENIELYWNSYNNRRDLNLERGGAVTLKCPVMLVVGDQAPHEDAVVSREFWGGRGRVGVLGWWSEGYLAKRQALFGTGRATMGPKRLIPGKNEMGMGLMGKELGSGSLGPLEGRGHREYNVIHSASCLHQVECNSKLDPTQTSFLKMADSGGQPQLTQPGKLTEAFKYFLQGMGYMASSCMTRLSRSRTASLTSAASVDGNRSRSRTLSQSSESGTLPSGPPGHTMEVSC
- the NDRG2 gene encoding protein NDRG2 isoform X2, with translation MAELQEVQITEEKPLLPGQTPEVAKTHSVETPYGSVTFTVYGTPKPKRPAILTYHDVGLNYKSCFQPLFQFGDMQEIIQNFVRVHVDAPGMEEGAPVFPLGYQYPSLDQLADMIPCILQYLNFSTVIGVGVGAGAYILSRYALTHPDMVEGLVLINIDPNAKGWMDWAAHKLTGLTSSIPEMILGHLFSQEELSGNSELIQKYRNIVTHAPNLENIELYWNSYNNRRDLNLERGGAVTLKCPVMLVVGDQAPHEDAVVSREFWGGRGRVGVLGWWSEGYLAKRQALFGTGRATMGPKRLIPGKNEMGMGLMGKELGSGSLGPLEGRGHREYNVIHSASCLHQVECNSKLDPTQTSFLKMADSGGQPQLTQPGKLTEAFKYFLQGMGYMASSCMTRLSRSRTASLTSAASVDGNRSRSRTLSQSSESGTLPSGPPGHTMEVSC
- the NDRG2 gene encoding protein NDRG2 isoform X6; translation: MEPPNPNAQRYSPTMMWDSTPLFQFGDMQEIIQNFVRVHVDAPGMEEGAPVFPLGYQYPSLDQLADMIPCILQYLNFSTVIGVGVGAGAYILSRYALTHPDMVEGLVLINIDPNAKGWMDWAAHKLTGLTSSIPEMILGHLFSQEELSGNSELIQKYRNIVTHAPNLENIELYWNSYNNRRDLNLERGGAVTLKCPVMLVVGDQAPHEDAVVECNSKLDPTQTSFLKMADSGGQPQLTQPGKLTEAFKYFLQGMGYMASSCMTRLSRSRTASLTSAASVDGNRSRSRTLSQSSESGTLPSGPPGHTMEVSC